Proteins from a genomic interval of Thermoanaerobacterium thermosaccharolyticum DSM 571:
- a CDS encoding putative toxin-antitoxin system toxin component, PIN family translates to MKCGKNVMRITVDTNILISAFLFPKSSINDLMIMIAKRHKLILSSFVIDETVDVVKRKFKGKEGAIDKFLSKFPYEMVYTPQEMKNDLFKIRDEKDYPILYTAIIEDVDILITGDKDFLDIDIEKPEILAPAQFLEKYS, encoded by the coding sequence ATGAAATGTGGGAAGAACGTCATGCGAATCACAGTTGATACCAATATCCTCATTTCCGCTTTCTTATTTCCCAAAAGTAGTATAAATGATTTAATGATTATGATAGCTAAAAGGCATAAATTAATTTTATCATCATTTGTTATTGATGAAACTGTAGATGTGGTTAAAAGAAAGTTTAAAGGTAAGGAGGGAGCTATAGACAAATTTTTAAGCAAATTTCCTTACGAGATGGTTTATACGCCGCAAGAAATGAAAAATGATTTATTTAAAATTCGAGATGAAAAAGATTATCCAATCTTATATACAGCAATTATTGAAGATGTAGATATACTAATTACAGGTGATAAAGATTTTTTAGATATTGATATAGAAAAACCGGAAATTCTCGCACCTGCACAGTTCTTAGAGAAATACTCCTAA
- a CDS encoding type II toxin-antitoxin system VapB family antitoxin translates to MRTNIIIDDELIKEALKITGIKTKKEIVNIALKELIENHKRKNLMDLKGKIQFDENYDYKKMRENHDIS, encoded by the coding sequence ATGCGGACAAATATCATTATTGATGACGAACTTATTAAAGAAGCTTTGAAGATAACTGGGATAAAGACAAAGAAAGAAATTGTCAATATAGCGTTAAAAGAGTTAATAGAAAACCATAAAAGGAAGAATCTAATGGATTTAAAAGGAAAAATACAATTTGACGAAAACTATGATTATAAAAAGATGAGGGAAAATCATGATATTAGTTGA
- a CDS encoding toll/interleukin-1 receptor domain-containing protein — protein MDYDMIFECDYGDRTPIKEQLKKLLDKFNASTMPMCAVFINNNPYSLEFYVVLNFKTDLPNLREDIINQFKNLGCKLRTDLNLTDFFEAIGQRQFNFYSLIDSKNCDFIFDNYFYFSEKKYLKSKLYSNQEMKPKNLIFISYSTADEEEVDQLALELNRRSISIWYAKNNIDYGESIVSKIEKAIDECVGVLFYITQNYLKSNWCELERETFYSRYASERNILMITIKDWNIDWNELPSFLRNLKYIDRKEFKSMQDVAVELVPTIKKHLNNVKR, from the coding sequence ATGGATTATGATATGATATTTGAATGTGATTATGGTGATAGAACTCCTATAAAGGAACAGCTAAAAAAATTATTAGATAAATTTAACGCATCAACTATGCCTATGTGTGCAGTTTTTATTAATAATAATCCGTATTCATTAGAATTTTATGTAGTATTAAATTTCAAAACCGATTTACCGAATTTAAGAGAGGATATAATTAATCAATTTAAGAATTTAGGTTGTAAATTAAGAACAGATTTAAATCTAACAGATTTTTTCGAAGCAATAGGTCAGCGACAATTTAATTTTTATTCTTTAATTGACTCAAAAAATTGTGACTTTATTTTTGATAATTATTTCTATTTCTCAGAAAAAAAGTATCTAAAGTCAAAATTGTATAGCAATCAGGAAATGAAACCAAAAAATTTGATTTTTATAAGTTATAGTACTGCTGATGAAGAAGAAGTGGATCAATTGGCATTAGAATTAAATAGAAGATCTATTTCAATTTGGTATGCAAAAAACAATATTGACTATGGAGAAAGCATAGTAAGTAAAATTGAAAAGGCTATTGATGAATGTGTTGGTGTATTATTTTACATTACGCAAAATTATCTCAAATCAAATTGGTGTGAACTTGAAAGAGAGACATTTTATTCAAGATATGCTTCTGAAAGAAATATTTTAATGATTACAATTAAAGATTGGAATATAGATTGGAATGAGTTACCATCTTTTCTTAGAAATTTGAAATACATAGATAGAAAAGAATTTAAATCAATGCAAGATGTTGCTGTAGAATTAGTTCCTACGATTAAGAAACATTTAAATAATGTTAAGAGATAG
- a CDS encoding amidase domain-containing protein: MKGLKMAKGILLALLMLSLLTTAFASVTYAKADYTNDYKDTIEQKVKNVLTNGFGQFYTINSIQVKFNDLKVTDSKVEANLFVTMNTTLKAKKVEDLPYIKGMLKKVNLNNFKYESNAKMNSALFEANKNSLKEYQLSKASKELEFRFNDLSQYINKADDNNFFLTVTADVKDNQIVQDSINIMAENIDTMVPIQNLLPKSSEEMETEGIHDMQQVLNLQKEEYSPALYASYDRIAARDYANRWSINATSCYDHGTSCGILQARNTWNNSAYPYYPGLCHNDCADFVSQALHAGGIPTDGTWYRGATAKQTAASWVNTSSLKSYMLNKGYWKASNYTSASAGGVLYTSTSHVVMIVKNDTITRQFSGHTNDRNQVNYSNVSTYEYYVLWN, translated from the coding sequence ATGAAAGGATTAAAAATGGCAAAAGGCATTCTGCTGGCTTTGTTGATGCTATCATTATTGACCACGGCTTTTGCATCTGTGACATATGCGAAAGCGGATTATACGAATGATTATAAAGATACAATTGAGCAGAAAGTAAAAAATGTGCTGACTAACGGATTCGGGCAATTTTACACAATTAACAGCATTCAAGTTAAATTTAATGATCTGAAAGTTACTGATTCAAAAGTTGAAGCGAATCTTTTTGTAACGATGAATACGACTTTAAAGGCAAAAAAAGTTGAAGACCTTCCATATATAAAGGGAATGTTGAAGAAGGTCAATCTAAATAATTTTAAATATGAATCTAATGCTAAAATGAACAGTGCTCTTTTTGAAGCAAATAAAAATAGCCTAAAAGAATATCAATTATCAAAAGCCTCTAAAGAATTGGAGTTTAGATTTAATGATCTGAGTCAGTATATAAATAAAGCTGATGATAATAATTTTTTCTTGACAGTTACTGCTGATGTGAAAGACAATCAGATAGTTCAGGATTCCATAAATATAATGGCAGAAAATATTGATACTATGGTTCCTATACAAAATCTGCTTCCTAAATCTTCAGAAGAAATGGAAACAGAAGGCATACACGATATGCAACAGGTTTTGAATTTACAGAAAGAGGAATATTCACCTGCACTTTATGCTTCATATGACAGGATTGCTGCCAGAGATTACGCCAATAGATGGTCTATAAATGCCACATCATGTTATGATCACGGAACGTCCTGTGGTATACTGCAAGCTAGAAATACATGGAACAATAGTGCTTATCCGTATTATCCTGGATTGTGCCATAATGATTGTGCTGACTTTGTGTCACAGGCTTTACATGCGGGAGGCATTCCGACGGACGGTACGTGGTATAGAGGTGCTACTGCTAAACAGACGGCAGCATCATGGGTAAATACGAGTTCGTTAAAAAGTTATATGCTTAACAAAGGATATTGGAAAGCATCAAATTATACGTCTGCATCGGCTGGAGGAGTCCTTTACACTTCTACTTCTCACGTCGTCATGATTGTTAAAAATGATACAATAACAAGGCAATTTAGTGGACATACAAATGATAGGAATCAAGTAAATTACTCAAATGTATCAACCTATGAATATTATGTTCTGTGGAATTAA
- the vapC gene encoding type II toxin-antitoxin system VapC family toxin, translating into MILVDTSVLIAFFKGINNKQVEKLEDVIKNGVPFGINFFIYQEVLQGAKSDREFKLLKEYLSTQRFYDLKNGMKSYEAAAKLYFVCRKKGITIRSTIDLLIAETAIENNLYLLHDDKDFSYIAEVDKNLKEY; encoded by the coding sequence ATGATATTAGTTGATACATCAGTTTTGATAGCATTTTTTAAAGGTATAAATAATAAGCAAGTAGAAAAATTAGAAGACGTAATAAAAAATGGTGTGCCGTTTGGTATAAATTTTTTTATATATCAGGAAGTTTTGCAAGGAGCAAAATCAGATAGAGAATTTAAATTATTGAAAGAATATTTAAGTACACAGAGGTTTTATGATTTAAAAAATGGTATGAAATCCTACGAAGCAGCAGCAAAACTTTATTTTGTTTGCAGAAAGAAAGGAATTACAATACGTAGTACCATTGACTTGCTTATAGCAGAGACTGCAATTGAAAATAATTTATACCTTCTACATGATGACAAAGATTTTTCTTATATTGCTGAAGTTGACAAAAACTTAAAAGAATATTGA
- a CDS encoding VanZ family protein, with amino-acid sequence MGINFPIGLKAILFIFFIPLIIKQFKSTKNIVIVTFMAGFIIYAIELISIVFFPITFYPPMPNYTPNVNIVPMKDIIILMRLQPINIVIKNVVGNIILFIPLGFFVPIIYRKMNKFNYTLLLGLCVSVFIEIAQFIIDYLTKYPNHTCDVNDVILNIIGLILGFIIQRGIRKASFMANYINNVANKIE; translated from the coding sequence TTGGGGATAAATTTTCCGATAGGATTAAAAGCTATTTTGTTTATTTTTTTCATTCCTCTTATTATAAAACAATTTAAGTCGACAAAAAATATTGTTATAGTCACATTTATGGCAGGGTTTATTATATATGCAATTGAACTAATAAGTATAGTGTTTTTCCCGATTACATTTTATCCACCTATGCCTAATTATACTCCAAATGTAAATATTGTTCCTATGAAAGATATAATAATTCTTATGAGATTACAGCCAATTAATATAGTTATAAAAAATGTGGTTGGGAATATTATACTTTTTATACCGCTTGGCTTTTTTGTACCGATAATATATAGAAAGATGAACAAATTTAATTATACGTTATTGTTGGGTTTGTGTGTTTCAGTATTTATAGAAATTGCTCAATTTATTATTGATTATTTGACAAAGTATCCCAATCATACATGCGATGTTAATGATGTTATATTGAATATTATTGGATTAATATTAGGTTTTATAATTCAAAGAGGAATTAGGAAAGCATCTTTTATGGCAAACTATATTAATAATGTTGCAAATAAAATTGAATAA
- a CDS encoding helix-turn-helix transcriptional regulator translates to MNGLTDECVFMVFLMAKYTEYNYAALKKEMIEGKFEEVELKILKLTAEGKTDEEIAKMINRSISNVKYHKNKIFEILNVKNVKDCIYKAAKMDLI, encoded by the coding sequence ATGAATGGACTTACTGATGAATGCGTGTTTATGGTGTTTTTGATGGCAAAATATACAGAATATAATTATGCAGCGCTTAAAAAAGAAATGATAGAGGGAAAATTTGAAGAAGTAGAGCTAAAGATTTTGAAACTGACAGCGGAAGGAAAGACGGATGAAGAGATAGCAAAAATGATTAATAGATCAATAAGCAATGTAAAATACCATAAGAATAAGATTTTTGAAATATTAAACGTGAAAAATGTAAAGGACTGTATATACAAAGCGGCGAAGATGGACTTGATATAA
- a CDS encoding ERCC4 domain-containing protein, whose protein sequence is MSDLLWILESTKSDKFPYRLSIKKGDTTLLSLFVQNKWPGAGSQIFCLKDTNEQSNDYEVIEKVPIISIDRYGKRLSVVLDRGVNKRCEFLFLKKKYKNKEGEYEQIFWRTQQGLKEHKPRVKLTAKGSNDLHILIDANEKYPWKFTNCIVERVQLPAGDYALFYNNEIEAVVERKSFENFKADIANLPILHQKLGELEKYKHSALVIEANYSDYLNPDKLSIYTPSYMAKVIAEIFAFHPKFQIIFAGNRKLANEWTLRFFQAIVSHESESIPDRVAEEISKYQTKNDFTGGIYYAIRKEILENMEGDFTINDLRNRFANTKDSTIRKVLNDLKKEGLIISHGRGKGSTWTKAP, encoded by the coding sequence ATGAGCGATCTTTTATGGATACTTGAATCAACAAAAAGCGATAAATTTCCATACAGGCTTAGCATCAAAAAAGGCGATACAACACTTTTATCATTGTTTGTGCAGAATAAATGGCCTGGTGCAGGAAGTCAGATATTTTGCCTTAAAGATACCAATGAACAGTCCAATGATTATGAAGTCATTGAGAAAGTACCAATTATATCAATTGATCGATATGGCAAGCGGCTATCTGTGGTCTTAGACCGCGGTGTAAATAAAAGGTGCGAATTTCTATTCCTTAAAAAGAAATACAAAAACAAAGAAGGGGAATACGAACAGATATTTTGGAGAACACAGCAAGGCTTAAAGGAGCACAAGCCTCGTGTCAAGTTGACTGCAAAAGGAAGCAATGATCTTCACATATTGATTGATGCAAATGAAAAATACCCTTGGAAATTTACCAATTGCATTGTTGAGAGAGTACAGTTGCCAGCAGGTGATTACGCATTGTTTTACAATAATGAAATAGAGGCCGTCGTAGAAAGAAAAAGTTTTGAAAACTTTAAAGCCGACATCGCCAATTTGCCAATTTTACATCAGAAGCTGGGTGAATTGGAAAAATATAAGCATTCGGCACTTGTCATTGAAGCCAACTATTCAGATTACTTAAACCCTGACAAATTAAGCATTTATACGCCATCATATATGGCTAAAGTGATAGCTGAGATTTTTGCATTTCATCCAAAATTTCAAATTATATTTGCTGGCAATAGAAAATTGGCCAATGAATGGACATTACGGTTTTTCCAAGCCATTGTATCACACGAAAGCGAATCTATACCTGATAGAGTCGCAGAAGAAATATCAAAATATCAAACGAAGAATGACTTTACAGGCGGAATTTACTACGCCATTAGAAAAGAAATTCTTGAAAATATGGAGGGAGATTTTACAATAAACGATTTAAGAAATAGATTTGCTAATACAAAAGACTCTACAATCAGAAAGGTACTAAATGACCTTAAAAAAGAAGGTTTGATAATTAGTCATGGCAGGGGTAAAGGCAGCACTTGGACAAAAGCACCGTGA
- a CDS encoding CxxH/CxxC protein has product MYVVCEKHLEDAIEEFVDVYEQPPDIYRLDDVSFTDWLAPHKCDFCDDIPKYLVV; this is encoded by the coding sequence ATGTATGTTGTATGTGAGAAACATTTAGAGGATGCCATAGAGGAATTTGTGGATGTATATGAGCAGCCGCCGGATATATATAGGCTTGATGATGTCTCGTTTACTGACTGGTTGGCACCTCATAAGTGCGATTTTTGCGATGATATTCCTAAGTACCTTGTAGTGTGA
- the rlmH gene encoding 23S rRNA (pseudouridine(1915)-N(3))-methyltransferase RlmH: MNIDIIAVGKIKEKFIEDGIQEYVKRLKPYCNINIIEVNDEKAPESLSDKEKISVMQRESVKIVDKIRKGSFIISLCIEGRQMDSVEFGRYIEDVMTAGNSNITFVIGGSLGLHNDIKSMSGLKLSFSKMTFPHQLMRLILIEQIYRAFKIMKGEPYHK, encoded by the coding sequence TTGAATATAGACATAATAGCAGTAGGAAAGATAAAGGAGAAGTTTATAGAAGATGGAATACAGGAATATGTAAAAAGATTGAAGCCATATTGCAATATAAACATAATTGAAGTGAACGATGAAAAGGCACCTGAAAGCTTAAGTGATAAAGAAAAAATAAGTGTTATGCAAAGAGAAAGTGTTAAAATTGTCGATAAGATTAGAAAAGGAAGCTTCATAATATCTCTTTGCATAGAAGGTAGACAAATGGACTCAGTAGAATTTGGCCGCTATATAGAAGATGTTATGACAGCGGGCAATTCTAATATTACATTTGTGATAGGAGGATCCCTTGGCTTACATAACGATATAAAATCTATGTCAGGTTTGAAGCTATCATTTTCAAAAATGACATTTCCACACCAGCTTATGAGACTTATATTGATAGAGCAAATCTACAGAGCATTTAAGATAATGAAGGGTGAGCCATATCATAAGTGA
- a CDS encoding AbrB/MazE/SpoVT family DNA-binding domain-containing protein: MELAKVTVRGQITIPKEIRKKLNIKDGDKVIFLEENGKIFIENSAIFALREVQDAFKGEAERLGLKDEQDVVKLVKEVRNEMWEERHANHS; this comes from the coding sequence ATGGAATTAGCCAAGGTGACTGTTCGAGGTCAAATTACAATACCAAAAGAAATCCGTAAAAAACTAAACATCAAAGATGGTGATAAAGTAATTTTTTTAGAGGAAAATGGGAAAATCTTCATTGAAAATTCGGCAATTTTTGCATTACGGGAAGTACAAGATGCTTTTAAAGGTGAAGCTGAAAGGCTTGGCTTAAAAGATGAGCAGGATGTAGTCAAATTGGTAAAGGAAGTTAGAAATGAAATGTGGGAAGAACGTCATGCGAATCACAGTTGA
- a CDS encoding S1C family serine protease: MQNGDDRKIKKPSYLTTVIIIAVITSLVFTYIAPKFLWGKIIPLPYTGTGPLKKEVVISKAEPSTIAEAVAKKDTQAVVGISSVEYERQYYILEKQVEGVGSGFIVDKNGYVITNNHVASPESKKLTIYLSDGSTLPGKVLWSDSTLDLSVVKINAKNLPTISLGNSDKIVVGQTVIAIGNPLGLRFERTVTSGIISALNRSLPIEENNKQKIMEDLIQTDASINPGNSGGPLVDAQGNAIGINTAKVTTAEGLGFAIPINIIKPIINKVITTGTFKAPYLGIVGYDREIASYINADIVIAEGIYVADIDPKGPAQKAGIKKGYILLEVDGKPVDTMVQLKTVIYSRNIGDKVSVKYRTLTGNIGTTTITLGK, encoded by the coding sequence ATGCAAAATGGTGACGATAGGAAGATAAAAAAGCCGTCATACCTGACGACCGTCATAATAATTGCTGTAATTACGTCTCTCGTATTTACATACATTGCACCAAAATTTCTTTGGGGGAAAATAATACCGCTTCCATATACAGGTACAGGGCCCCTTAAAAAAGAGGTGGTAATCTCTAAAGCAGAGCCTTCTACGATTGCGGAAGCTGTAGCAAAGAAAGATACCCAAGCTGTTGTTGGTATATCTTCTGTTGAGTACGAAAGACAGTACTATATATTGGAGAAACAGGTTGAAGGTGTAGGCTCAGGATTTATCGTTGATAAAAACGGGTACGTTATTACAAATAATCATGTAGCAAGCCCTGAGTCAAAGAAACTTACGATCTATTTAAGTGATGGCAGCACATTGCCTGGGAAAGTTTTGTGGTCTGACTCTACTTTAGATCTTTCTGTTGTTAAAATCAATGCCAAAAATCTGCCTACTATCTCATTAGGAAATTCAGATAAGATTGTGGTAGGCCAAACTGTGATAGCTATAGGTAACCCTTTGGGACTGCGCTTTGAAAGAACTGTGACATCTGGTATAATAAGTGCATTGAATAGAAGTTTGCCAATAGAGGAGAACAACAAACAAAAGATAATGGAAGATCTTATACAGACAGATGCATCAATAAACCCAGGGAACAGTGGTGGACCATTAGTCGATGCGCAGGGCAATGCTATAGGTATTAATACGGCAAAAGTTACAACAGCAGAAGGATTAGGATTTGCAATACCAATCAATATTATTAAACCGATAATTAATAAAGTAATAACTACAGGTACATTTAAAGCACCGTACTTAGGCATAGTAGGATATGATAGAGAGATAGCTAGCTATATAAATGCAGATATAGTTATAGCAGAAGGAATATACGTTGCAGATATAGATCCTAAAGGCCCGGCTCAAAAAGCAGGCATCAAAAAAGGTTATATACTGCTGGAAGTCGATGGTAAACCTGTCGATACGATGGTTCAGCTTAAGACAGTGATATACTCAAGAAACATAGGAGATAAGGTAAGCGTAAAATACAGGACACTGACTGGGAACATAGGAACGACTACGATAACACTTGGGAAATGA